Genomic window (Chondrocystis sp. NIES-4102):
GAGATTGCGTAAGGCATAGGTACGAGCAATAATTGTTTGGGCTGCTACCGCTTGAGGGGGGGCATTAGCACCAATTTCATAGGGAACTACGCCTCGTAAATAGGTTTCTAAAGGAACATCATTAACTAAAGTGTATTCACCATGAGCATTAGGTTGTAGCTTCAAACTACCGCCATAAAGACGAGTTTCTTGGGGATTATTAGTAGTATTGACCTTAACTAAATTTTTGCTGCTAGTAATTTCTACTTGCTGGTGGTTATATTGCTTACCATCAATAATTAAAGTAATTTTAGGTTGCTGGTTAAGAATTTCCGTATCTAAATAAGGGGTTGTATACCCATTGGCTTCTAGACTGTGAAGTAACCAACGACGAACCAAGGGAGTAGGATAAACCTCTCTTTTCGCCCATACTTGCCAGCGTCCTGGTTGAGCTACTTCTACCGCAATACCTAGTTTTTGCCAAAATTTGGCAGTATCTTCCGCCGTTTCAAAGGTAGAGCGATCGCTTAAAACTAATTTCTCATCTAATTTAGATTGAGGGAGGGGGACAGAATCTACTCTTAATACCACCTCTTTAGTAGTAATTGGTGCAAGTTTTGGAAAACTAACCTTTAAAGAATCATTCTCTGTACTATTAATTGTAACTTGTTTAATTTCAGACTCTTTTTCATCCATAGGTGCAGCACCTAATCGCTGGATAATGCCGATTTTCAAATTAATTTCTGAAATTTTATCAGTAGTGGCGATCGCACTCTGCATTCCCCAACAGCTAATCACCCAGAAAACACCAAGGCAAATTCTTGTCTTCATCATTTCCGACTTTATTGAGCTTCAGTCATTAATATTAACTATTTATTTTGACCAATGTTATGCGATATCGCTGGGTTATGAGGATTAAGACAGAGTAAAAAGTTTTAACCCTCAAAAAATCATCAGGTGCAGTAACATTAGTGATTAATCAATCAGACTGGGATTCAATTTTTATGTTTCCTCATCGGTTTTATCAATCAATATTTCCCCTTTAAGCATTCGCTCGGCTGCTTTTAACAGTTCATCTTCAACATAAGGTTTAACAAAATAACCTTTTGCCCCACGAGAAGCTGCAATATTACGCATTTTTTGCGCTCCACGAGAAGTTAGCATAGCGATCGGCATAGTAGCCAGCTTTTTATCTGTTTGCAATTGAGACAGAAGTTCTAACCCGTTCATCCGTGGCATTTCAATATCACAAAAAGCAATATCGCATTCCAAACCATCACTTAGTTTTTCCCAAGCTTCCTGCCCGTCTCTTGCTTGCTCAACCCGATAACCAGCCTTTTTAAAAGTCATGGATAGCAACTCTCTAACGGTGACAGAATCATCAATAATTAGTACCAAAGGTGCATTTGCAACTGTTCCTTGGGACTGATTATTTTTAATTTTTCTAACGTTAACAATAACTGATTCAGCTTCTTTATTTGCCCGATTAATTTCAATCAAATGTTGTGCCACATCCATCAAATCTTTTTCGGTATATGGCTTAGTTAAATATGCCTTTGCCCCCAAATCGCTAGCTATTTGCTTATGCTTATCTGCACCGCGAGAAGTCAACATAGCCACAGGTATAGATTTTAGCTTGTCATCCCTATGCAAATTGGATAACAGTTCTAAACCATTCATCCGTGGCATTTCAATATCACTAAAGATCATATCGCAAGCCAAACCGCCCCGTAATTTATCCCATGCTTCCTGACCATCCCTTGCCTGTTCAACACGGTATCCGAGCTTATTAAAACTCATAGATAACAGTTCTCGAACAGTAATAGAGTCATCCACCACTAATACCATAGGGTCTTGTTGAATATTTTCTGCTTGGGACTGTTTGATCATTCCTTGAGCATTGAGAATATTAAAGCCAATTTCAATTGTTCTCTTACCTTGAGCAATTTCGATCAACTCTAATACGTCACCAATGGGCATAATCGTTCCATCTCCCAATACAGTCGCCCCTGCAATACCAGGTGGTTTAGGAATTGGGCCATCAATTTGTTTAATTACAATTTCTTGTTCGGCTCTCACCTCGTCTACCTGAATAGCTAATAGGTTATCTAAGCTACGAAGGATTACTACAGAGATGGTGTCATCATTATTTTGGTTAGCATTATAAACACCTGCTCGCCGAATTTGACGATTGTAATTGAGTAAGGTATTGAGGGGTCTTAGGGGTAGTAAAGCATTTTTCCAAGGGATACAACGAACACCATTGGCATTAGTTTTTATATCGCTGGGTAAATATTCTTTAGTATCTTCAACACCGTCTATAGGGAAAGCAATACTGGAATTATTATCTACACAAGTAAGAGCTTTACAAATACTTAAGACTAAGGGTAGACGAATAGTAAAGGTTGTACCCTTACCTACTTCTGATTCAATACTGACTGAACCACGAATTTTTTTCAAGTCGGTGTTAACTACGTCCATCCCAACACCCCGACCTGCAAAATCATCAGCCTGATCCTTAGTACTAAACCCTGGATGGAATAATAAATCGTAGACCTGTGGCTCAGATAAATTTTGTGCTGTTGCCCAACTTATTAAGTTCTTTTCGATCGCTTTTTGTTTAACTATTGCTGGATTAATACCTGCTCCATCATCAGAAACAGTGATTACCGTTTGATTACCTTGAATAAACGCCCTAATATGAACATTTCCAGCTTCTGGCTTTCCTTTTTTAAGTCTTTCTTCTGGTCTTTCAATCCCATGAGAAATAGCATTATTAACCAAGTGCGTCATAGGATTATAAAGATGCTCAACAATCATTTTATCGATTAGAACATCTTTCCCTTCAACATGAAGTGTAGTCTGTTTTTTCTGTTTGCGAGAAATATCCCTAACTGCCCTTGGTAAACGGTCTGCTGTCTGACCAAATGCAACCATCCGCGAGGAGTTCATCCCATCTTGCAATTGACTAGTTACTTGTCTGAAGGTTTGAGCAACTTTATCGGTTTCATCCACTACAAACTGAATATCTGATGCTGCCTCTCTAACTCGCACAATTAGTTCAATAATATCTTGCGACAGTAAATGAAAACCTGTAAAACGATCCATTTCTAGAGCATCTAAACCTTCTTCTTGAGGTTCAGCAGTACGAACAGTAGCAGAATTTCCGCCCCCCACCGCAGCACTAGCACGAGACTGACGACTAGCAAGTAACGCTCCTTCTAAAAGCGATCGCTCATACATATCATGCATTTTTGCTCCTGCTTCTCCTAAAGATTGTACATGACCGAGCAAATTGTCTAAAAAGCGACGCAATCTTTCTTGGTCATCTTCTAAGCGATTACGTTTTACTACAAGTTCTCCAATTAAGTTATTTAAATCATCTAATTTACGCACCGAAACCCGCATTGTTTGCTCAAAAGCTTGAGCTTTATTAACTGGGGATAAATCAGATGAACTGTCATAGTTTTTTGCCTTTATTGGCTGTATTTCTGATATTTCTTGAAATTCTTCCAGATTGGGTAATGAATTAGTAGTCTCATCTTCTAGTAATGAGTCTAAATCTGATATCTCTAAATCGGAATTTAGCGAGTTTTCTATTGTGTCTAAATCTGTTGTTGAATCTAAAATTAGTGAGTCTAAAGATTCTGTATTTGAGTTGATTAAATCATCGAGATCGCTATGCTCTAAATTGTCTAATTCTCCTAAAGATAATGACTCTAAATCTTCAACAGATGAATTTTCTAATTCTAAACTATCAAGATTATCTAAACTATCTTCTGTGTTGTCTAAAGATAGTAACTCTAAATCTCCAATAGATGAATTTTCTAATTCTAAACTATCTTCTGTATTGTCTAAAGATAGTAACTCTAAATCTCCAATAGATGAATTTTCTAATTCTAAACTATCTTCTGTATTGTCTAAAGATAGTAACTCTAAATCTCCAATAGATGAATTGTCTAATTCTAAACTATCTTCTGTATTGTCTAAAGATAGTAACTCTAAATCTTCAACAGATGAATTGTCTAGTTCTAAACCATCAAAATTATCTAAAATATCTTCTGTATTGTCTAAAGATAATGACTCTAAATCTCCAATAGATGAATTATCAAATTCTAGACTTTCAAGATTATCTATATCTGGATCAACTACTGATAATGACTCTAAATCTCCAATAGATGAATTATCAAATTCTAGACTGTCAAGATTATCTATATCTGGATCAACTACTGATAATGACTCTAAATCTCCAATAGATGAATTATCAAATTCTAGACTGTCAATATTATCTATATCTGGATCAACTACTGGTAATGATTGCAATTCTTCAATAGATGAATTATCAAATTCCAGACTTTCAATACTATCTATATCTGGATCAACTATAGGTAATGATTCCAATTCTTCAATAGATGAATTATCAAATTCCAGACTTTCAATACTATCTATATCTGGAGCAACTACTGGTAATGATTCCAATTCTTCAATAGATGAATTATCAAATTCCAGACTGTCTACTATAGGTAATGATTCCATCTCATAAATAGTATATCCGTCAACTTTGAGACTTTCAATACTATTATCTGCACTAACTATTGGTGATGATTCCAATTCCGATAACTGAGCTAATTCAAACTCAGATAACTCTGGTTGTAATTCTTCCAATTCAGCATCGGCAGCAATAAAATCATTAGACTCCGATTGATCTATATTTTCAACTTGGGGAGGATTACGAAAATCCAAATCATCCCAGTCTATATCTAAAGTTTTCTTCCCCTTGCCAGGAGATTTAATATTAATATTGGAAGTCGTTTCTTCTAGAGCTTCAATCTCATTTTTAGCTGCGGTTTCAACAGATATAAATTCAGTTACAGATTCAAGATCTTCTGCTTCTGTCCATAGATCTCCTAAATCATTGTTTTGTTGTTGTTTTAGTGTCTCAGAAGCTGCTAAATCATCAAAATTCCCATTTGCTTCTAAAGGCTTATCTTGACTGTTCATAATATATATATTGTTGACCGAATATTGCTGAATCTAGAATAATGAGTTTTACTTTACTAATCGTAATCAAATGTCCAACATAGTTAACCAAAAATTTCTAGTGTTAGATTACACATTTTAAAACACAAAACTATTACTTATGTACTTGAATTATATAGTTGACGATATAGTTTTAGTTTGCCCAAAATCATGGTGTTAAGTTAAGTTTCACAAAAAAAAATACAGATACTTTGTAAATGATCTGTTATATTTAGTGATTCTCTAGTAATTAAGAATGTTACCGATTAGATACCTATGAATGAGCAAACTGCAACTTTACTAATTTCCTGTCCAGATGCCCCTGGATTAGTCGCCAAAATTGCTAATTTTATCTATGCTAATGGTGGCAATATTATTCATGCGGATCAACATACTGATGTTGCTACAAGTTTATTTCTGATTCGTATTGAGTGGCAACTTGAGGGTTTTAACTTACCTCGTGAAACGATAGCAACTGCTTTTAGCGCGATCGCTAAACCCTTAAATGCAGTTTGGCAATTACACTTTTCTGATGTTGTCCCAAAAATTGCTATTTGGGTAACTAAACAAGATCATTGTCTTTGGGATTTACTTTGGCGTAGCCAGTCTAAGGAATTACCAGGTACTGTTGCTTTAATTATTAGTAATCATCCTCACTTAGAAGCGATCGCCCAGCAATTTGGTATTGATTTTTACTATCTTCCAATTGATAAGACGAATAAAGTTGAGCAAGAAGCTAAACAGTTGGAATTATTGGCAAAATATGAGATTGATCTAGTGGTTTTGGCAAAATATATGCAGATTGTCAGTCCTCAACTTATTTCTCAGTTTCCTCAGATTATTAATATTCATCATTCTTTTCTTCCAGCTTTTCCTGGGGCGAAACCTTATCATCGCGCTCATACTAGAGGTGTAAAAATTATTGGTGCAACAGCCCATTATGTGACGCAAGATTTGGACGAGGGCCCAATTATTGAACAGGAAGTATCACGAGTTTATCATCAGGATACTGTAGCGGATTTGATTCGCAAGGGTAAAGATTTGGAACGCTTGGTGTTATCTCGCGCTGTGAGATTGCATCTACAACATCGTGTTTTGGTTTACGATAACAAAACTGTAGTTTTTAGTTGATATTTAAGTTTAGTTTGACCCTGTTGCAGATAGTTTATACCAATTTTCTACAATAACAAGAGACTTAGGACAGGTCTTGCCTTTAGCTTTTATTTTCTAGCTTTTAACTACTATCTACTACCCACAGGTGCATCTTATAATCACGCGATTTAGATATTAATCAAAAAAAAATAGAGACAAAATTGCCTCTACTTGACATGTATTTACTTATTTACTATTGATTGAAATTATTGAGATTTAGACTAAGAAGAAGGAAGTAACTCTACTTTCTCTTTTTGAGGTACAACAGTAACTTTATTCTCTTCGTCAATATCTACTACAGCAGTATCTCCTTCGCCTAAACGACCTGAAAGAATTTCTTCTGCCAAGACATCTTCTAAAAGACGCATAATTGCCCGACGTAAAGGACGCGCACCGTAAGCAGGATTATACCCTTCATCGACTAAACGATCTTTAAATTTATCGGTGACTTCCAGACTAATTTCTTGCTCGGTCAAACGTTGGAATACTTCCTTGAGTAGGATTTCGCTGATTTCTTTAACTTCGTCTTTATTCAATTGACGGAAGACAATAATCTCATCCAAACGGTTGAGGAACTCTGGACGGAAGTAGCTTTTTAGCTCTTCATTTACCAAAGAACGAATACGGTTATATTTCGCTTCTGCTTGGTCATCAGCAAATTCAAAACCGAGACCGCCACCACCTTTTTCAATCACTTTAGAACCAATGTTAGAAGTCAAAATTAACAAGGTATTTTTAAAGTCTACAGTTCTACCTTTGGCATCAGTTAGGCGACCGTCTTCTAAAATCTGCAACAGCATATTAAAGATATCGGGGTGTGCCTTTTCAATTTCATCAAATAGAACCACAGTATAAGGACGACGACGTACTGCTTCTGTTAGCTGACCACCTTCGTTATAACCGACATACCCTGGAGGTGAACCAATCAGTTTAGAAACTGTATGACGTTCCATGTATTCAGACATATCGAGACGAATCATGGCATCTTCCGAACCAAAGAAATAGGTTGCAAGAGCCTTGGTCAATTCTGTTTTACCTACCCCTGTAGGCCCAGAAAAGATGAAGCTGGCGATCGGACGGTTAGGATTTTTTAGACCGACTCTAGCCCGTCTAATTGCCCGTGAGATAGCTTTTACTGCGTCTTCTTGACCGATGATACGCTGATGGAGAGTATCTTCCATGTGCATCAGTTTTTCAGATTCAGACTCGGTAATTTTATTAACTGGTACACCAGTCCAAGAAGCTACAATGTGAGCGATTTCCTCGGAATCTACCACAGGAGAATCTTCACCTGTATCGGATTCATTTTTCTTAGTCGAGGCTATGTTGCGAATTTGTTCTTTAATTTCCATCTCGCGATCGCGTAATTCCCCAGCTTGATCGAAATCTTGGGATCTTACAGCATCGTCTTTTTGTTTGAGAATTTCTCGTAATTCCTTATCCAACTCTTTAGCTGCTGGAGGAAGTTGAGAATTAATTAAACGAACTCTCGATCCTGCTTCGTCAATTAAATCAATCGCCTTATCTGGTAAAAAGCGATCACTAATATAACGATCAGATAGTTTTGCTGCTGCTTCTAAAGCCTCGTCTAATATTTTTAATTTGTGATGTTGTTCGTAACGCTCACGCAAACCGTAGAGAATCTCGATAGTCTCATCTACTGATGGTTCTCCTACCTGTACAGGTTGAAAACGGCGTTCTAGGGCTGCATCACGTTCGATGTGCTTGCGGTATTCATCTAGGGTAGTTGCACCAATACACTGGAGTTCTCCCCTAGCCAAAGCTGGTTTGAGAATATTGGCAGCATCAATTGCACCTTCTGCTGCACCTGCACCAATTAGGGTGTGTACCTCGTCAATTACCAGAATTACATTACCAGCTTGACGAATTTCATCCATGATTTTTTTGAGACGTTCCTCAAATTCACCACGATACTTAGTACCTGCTACTAATAAGCCAATATCTAGGGTAACTACTCGTTTGTCTTCTAGGATATCGGGAATATCTTTATTAGCAATACGTTGGGCAAGTCCTTCAGCGATCGCAGTTTTACCAACTCCAGGTTCACCAATTAAAACTGGATTGTTTTTAGTACGTCTACCGAGAATTTGAATTACCCGCTCAATTTCTTTTTGTCTGCCGACTACAGGATCTAATTTACCTTCCCCTGCCATCTGAGTCAGATTTGACCCAAATTCATCTAAAGTAGGAGTTTTATTTCTGCCCTGAGTACCGCTAGATCCAGCAGCCACTTCGGCAGTTTCTCCCAACATTCTAATTACTTGAGTGCGGACTTTGGACAAGTCTACGCCCAGGTTTTCGAGTACCCTAGCAGCCACTCCTTCCCCTTCTCTAATTAAGCCTAAAAGTAGATGCTCAGTCCCAATATAGTTATGACCTAATTGGCGTGCTTCTTCTAGGGATAGTTCTAGAACTCTTTTGGCTCTTGGAGTAAAAGGAATTTCTACTGCAACAAACCCAGATCCGCGCCCGATAATTTTCTCAACTTCGATTCGAGCATCTTTAAGATTAACTCCCATCGATTTAAGAACTTTGGCAGCGACTCCAGTACCCTCTCCGATTAAACCTAAGAGGATTTGTTCTGTACCTACGAAGTTATGACCCAGGCGGCGTGCTTCCTCCTGGGCTAACATAATTACTTTTATTGCCTTCTCTGTGAAGCGTTCAAACATGTCTCTTTTCCATCCACCTGCTGCTTGCCCTTGTTATGGTGATTTTAGCACAGCCTTTTGATTTCCTGACTCTGCTGATAGGGGAGGAAAATACGGTATTTTTGGTAACATTTTGCTGGTTAGTTGAGGCAGTATTGATAATAGCTTAAGCGTAGCTTTGTTTCCTGTTGATATTGATTTAAAGTAGATCTAAAATTTGGCGTTTGTAAATTTTTGAGCCAGAGAACTAGAGCATCATCCCCTGTGGATTTGTAGTATTTTTTGCGTTTCCCAATTATGTTAAATCCTAATTTTTCATATAGATTTATCGCTCCATCATTGTGGGCATTAACTTCCAAGGTTGCCCAGTTTAAATTACGAGCGACCGCACTTTCTAGCAGGGTTAATAGTAATAGTTGTCCCAACCCTTGACGACGATAATCTGGATGTATTGCCAACAATGTTATATGAGCCTCATCCGCGATCACCCATAAGCACCCCATGCCGATTATTTCTGAATTTGTGTAATTCTCATCCAAAATATGTAACCCCAATAGATTACTATTCGGGCTTTCTATCTCGCTTATATATCCTTCGCTTGTCCAAATACCACCAAGACATAATTGGTCTAAAGAAACTATAGTTGGTACTTGAGATAAACTTATAGGTTTGATTGTGATTGTCTTCACTTTAAAAATTAAAAAATACTTAAATATTTAACTGAGTTACTTAGGAAAAATCCCT
Coding sequences:
- a CDS encoding putative CheA signal transduction histidine kinase, whose amino-acid sequence is MNSQDKPLEANGNFDDLAASETLKQQQNNDLGDLWTEAEDLESVTEFISVETAAKNEIEALEETTSNINIKSPGKGKKTLDIDWDDLDFRNPPQVENIDQSESNDFIAADAELEELQPELSEFELAQLSELESSPIVSADNSIESLKVDGYTIYEMESLPIVDSLEFDNSSIEELESLPVVAPDIDSIESLEFDNSSIEELESLPIVDPDIDSIESLEFDNSSIEELQSLPVVDPDIDNIDSLEFDNSSIGDLESLSVVDPDIDNLDSLEFDNSSIGDLESLSVVDPDIDNLESLEFDNSSIGDLESLSLDNTEDILDNFDGLELDNSSVEDLELLSLDNTEDSLELDNSSIGDLELLSLDNTEDSLELENSSIGDLELLSLDNTEDSLELENSSIGDLELLSLDNTEDSLDNLDSLELENSSVEDLESLSLGELDNLEHSDLDDLINSNTESLDSLILDSTTDLDTIENSLNSDLEISDLDSLLEDETTNSLPNLEEFQEISEIQPIKAKNYDSSSDLSPVNKAQAFEQTMRVSVRKLDDLNNLIGELVVKRNRLEDDQERLRRFLDNLLGHVQSLGEAGAKMHDMYERSLLEGALLASRQSRASAAVGGGNSATVRTAEPQEEGLDALEMDRFTGFHLLSQDIIELIVRVREAASDIQFVVDETDKVAQTFRQVTSQLQDGMNSSRMVAFGQTADRLPRAVRDISRKQKKQTTLHVEGKDVLIDKMIVEHLYNPMTHLVNNAISHGIERPEERLKKGKPEAGNVHIRAFIQGNQTVITVSDDGAGINPAIVKQKAIEKNLISWATAQNLSEPQVYDLLFHPGFSTKDQADDFAGRGVGMDVVNTDLKKIRGSVSIESEVGKGTTFTIRLPLVLSICKALTCVDNNSSIAFPIDGVEDTKEYLPSDIKTNANGVRCIPWKNALLPLRPLNTLLNYNRQIRRAGVYNANQNNDDTISVVILRSLDNLLAIQVDEVRAEQEIVIKQIDGPIPKPPGIAGATVLGDGTIMPIGDVLELIEIAQGKRTIEIGFNILNAQGMIKQSQAENIQQDPMVLVVDDSITVRELLSMSFNKLGYRVEQARDGQEAWDKLRGGLACDMIFSDIEMPRMNGLELLSNLHRDDKLKSIPVAMLTSRGADKHKQIASDLGAKAYLTKPYTEKDLMDVAQHLIEINRANKEAESVIVNVRKIKNNQSQGTVANAPLVLIIDDSVTVRELLSMTFKKAGYRVEQARDGQEAWEKLSDGLECDIAFCDIEMPRMNGLELLSQLQTDKKLATMPIAMLTSRGAQKMRNIAASRGAKGYFVKPYVEDELLKAAERMLKGEILIDKTDEET
- a CDS encoding formyltetrahydrofolate deformylase, whose amino-acid sequence is MNEQTATLLISCPDAPGLVAKIANFIYANGGNIIHADQHTDVATSLFLIRIEWQLEGFNLPRETIATAFSAIAKPLNAVWQLHFSDVVPKIAIWVTKQDHCLWDLLWRSQSKELPGTVALIISNHPHLEAIAQQFGIDFYYLPIDKTNKVEQEAKQLELLAKYEIDLVVLAKYMQIVSPQLISQFPQIINIHHSFLPAFPGAKPYHRAHTRGVKIIGATAHYVTQDLDEGPIIEQEVSRVYHQDTVADLIRKGKDLERLVLSRAVRLHLQHRVLVYDNKTVVFS
- a CDS encoding ATP-dependent Clp protease ATPase subunit, with protein sequence MFERFTEKAIKVIMLAQEEARRLGHNFVGTEQILLGLIGEGTGVAAKVLKSMGVNLKDARIEVEKIIGRGSGFVAVEIPFTPRAKRVLELSLEEARQLGHNYIGTEHLLLGLIREGEGVAARVLENLGVDLSKVRTQVIRMLGETAEVAAGSSGTQGRNKTPTLDEFGSNLTQMAGEGKLDPVVGRQKEIERVIQILGRRTKNNPVLIGEPGVGKTAIAEGLAQRIANKDIPDILEDKRVVTLDIGLLVAGTKYRGEFEERLKKIMDEIRQAGNVILVIDEVHTLIGAGAAEGAIDAANILKPALARGELQCIGATTLDEYRKHIERDAALERRFQPVQVGEPSVDETIEILYGLRERYEQHHKLKILDEALEAAAKLSDRYISDRFLPDKAIDLIDEAGSRVRLINSQLPPAAKELDKELREILKQKDDAVRSQDFDQAGELRDREMEIKEQIRNIASTKKNESDTGEDSPVVDSEEIAHIVASWTGVPVNKITESESEKLMHMEDTLHQRIIGQEDAVKAISRAIRRARVGLKNPNRPIASFIFSGPTGVGKTELTKALATYFFGSEDAMIRLDMSEYMERHTVSKLIGSPPGYVGYNEGGQLTEAVRRRPYTVVLFDEIEKAHPDIFNMLLQILEDGRLTDAKGRTVDFKNTLLILTSNIGSKVIEKGGGGLGFEFADDQAEAKYNRIRSLVNEELKSYFRPEFLNRLDEIIVFRQLNKDEVKEISEILLKEVFQRLTEQEISLEVTDKFKDRLVDEGYNPAYGARPLRRAIMRLLEDVLAEEILSGRLGEGDTAVVDIDEENKVTVVPQKEKVELLPSS
- a CDS encoding ribosomal-protein-alanine acetyltransferase produces the protein MKTITIKPISLSQVPTIVSLDQLCLGGIWTSEGYISEIESPNSNLLGLHILDENYTNSEIIGMGCLWVIADEAHITLLAIHPDYRRQGLGQLLLLTLLESAVARNLNWATLEVNAHNDGAINLYEKLGFNIIGKRKKYYKSTGDDALVLWLKNLQTPNFRSTLNQYQQETKLRLSYYQYCLN